A genomic stretch from Hermetia illucens chromosome 7, iHerIll2.2.curated.20191125, whole genome shotgun sequence includes:
- the LOC119660935 gene encoding uncharacterized protein LOC119660935, which translates to MGHDQIDLIEAYFAALNPIARKIHNDISSTKSTYDHLWNELKTHEQCDLINEALIKPEITLRYFNSFSTSISAASTTSSAILNEENDGHDDLQRLLDSEKVKGTANNVFSFDGKNLKLFNHQKTGQKLIHDDVIGLFRDEHSAPFSFKTKSQLNLNLFNSPSDDESMGATAAFKSLMNHQKKVSPKVGVEVNPAGPRLSPVTVKSSHNEYEEMSAANSNLILSAKNFKKFTLEDSDDCKSVGFFRNFICKDNLVFNAIVENNSRENIEQGGKDGKNTTNRDSYESKASMAGDPNIAQEDSSNSLLSEEDDDKHVYEESRLLLDTSGYDLRKGFEFLSNW; encoded by the coding sequence ATGGGCCACGACCAAATTGATTTGATCGAGGCTTATTTTGCAGCACTGAACCCTATCGCACGCAAGATCCACAACGACATTAGCTCAACTAAGTCAACATACGATCATCTTTGGAATGAACTCAAGACTCACGAACAGTGTGACCTTATCAATGAAGCTTTAATTAAACCGGAGATCACTTTGCGCTATTTCAACAGCTTCTCAACATCAATTTCGGCTGCTTCAACAACTTCGTCAGCTATTTTAAACGAAGAAAATGATGGTCATGATGATCTTCAGCGCTTATTGGACTCCGAAAAGGTGAAAGGCACCGCCAACAATGTTTTCTCATTCGATGGAAAGAATCTCAAATTATTCAACCACCAAAAGACTGGCCAGAAGCTCATTCATGACGATGTGATAGGGTTATTTCGAGATGAACATTCGGCGCCGTTCAGTTTTAAAACCAAAAGTCAGTTAAATTTGAATCTGTTCAATAGTCCATCAGACGACGAGAGCATGGGAGCAACTGCGGCATTTAAGTCACTAATGAATCACCAGAAGAAAGTATCTCCAAAAGTAGGCGTGGAAGTCAATCCGGCTGGTCCGCGATTATCACCTGTAACGGTCAAAAGTTCCCATAACGAATATGAAGAAATGTCCGCTGCTAACTCAAATTTGATATTGTCGGCTAAGAACTTCAAAAAATTTACCCTCGAAGACAGCGATGACTGTAAATCGGTCGGTTTCTTTCGAAATTTCATTTGTAAAgataatttagtttttaatgcgattgttgaaaataattcccGTGAAAATATTGAACAGGGCGGTAAGGATGGTAAGAATACCACTAATAGGGATAGCTATGAGAGTAAAGCCTCAATGGCAGGCGATCCAAATATTGCACAAGAAGACTCATCCAATTCACTACTATCTGAAGAGGATGATGATAAACATGTGTATGAGGAATCCAGGCTTTTACTGGATACATCAGGTTATGATTTGCGTAAGGGTTTTGAGTTTTTAAGTAATTGGTAA